In a single window of the Orbaceae bacterium lpD04 genome:
- the msbA gene encoding lipid A ABC transporter ATP-binding protein/permease MsbA → MKVDHEVLDKDVSTIKTFKRLLPYLVSFKLILFVTIICLILAATSDTSLISLLNPLLNKGFAAGDRDFLLVVPFYIVGLVLLRGVTNYIASYCLTYISGKVVTKIRQQLFNHLVESPTSFFDQSSTGKLLSRITYDTQQVASATSSSLITIVRETAFIIGLITTMFLNSWQLSLALIVVAPIVIVLIALISTRFRKLAKNMQNSMGGVSASVEQMLKGHKNIILFGSQEVEDKNFIKASNHFRRSGMRMVAVTALSTPLIQVVISFAIAFMLFMAANPSIDISPGAFTVVFSSMIALMQPIKNLTNVNAQFQKGMAACQTLFAIFDLPIEKDDGHLNIDRVKGNIGFKNVTFTYPTRQQPALKNINFSIEAGKTIALVGRSGSGKSTIASLMMRFYDIEQGEILLDNKNIKDYTLYSLREQIGFVSQNVHLFNDTIANNITYGCSNKFTREQIEQSARHAYAYDFIMKMENGFDTWVGENGVLLSGGQRQRIAIARALLRDNPILILDEATSALDTESERAIQQALEELQKNRTSIVIAHRLSTIEKADEILVIDDGHILEQGNHQQLLNKNGAYAKLYYSGMPIG, encoded by the coding sequence ATGAAAGTTGATCATGAAGTATTAGACAAGGATGTCTCAACAATTAAAACATTTAAACGGTTGTTACCTTATTTAGTCTCGTTTAAATTAATTTTATTTGTAACAATTATTTGTTTAATATTAGCCGCAACATCTGATACATCACTAATATCACTGCTTAATCCATTACTCAATAAAGGATTTGCTGCTGGTGATCGCGATTTTTTATTAGTTGTCCCTTTTTATATAGTTGGGCTAGTTTTGTTACGTGGTGTAACCAATTATATCGCATCTTATTGCTTAACTTATATATCAGGTAAAGTTGTCACCAAAATCCGCCAGCAATTATTTAACCATTTGGTTGAATCACCAACGAGCTTTTTTGACCAAAGCTCAACGGGTAAATTACTATCACGTATCACTTATGATACTCAGCAGGTCGCCTCTGCAACATCAAGCTCACTAATTACCATCGTTCGTGAAACTGCATTTATTATTGGCTTAATAACTACCATGTTTTTAAATAGCTGGCAGTTATCACTCGCTTTGATTGTCGTAGCACCGATTGTTATTGTATTGATCGCCTTAATTTCCACTCGTTTTCGGAAATTAGCAAAAAATATGCAAAATTCAATGGGAGGTGTTAGCGCCTCAGTTGAACAAATGCTTAAAGGGCATAAAAATATTATTCTTTTTGGCTCTCAAGAAGTTGAAGATAAAAATTTCATAAAAGCAAGTAACCATTTTAGACGTAGCGGGATGCGAATGGTCGCCGTTACAGCGCTATCAACACCGTTAATTCAAGTTGTTATTTCATTTGCTATTGCCTTTATGCTTTTTATGGCTGCAAATCCAAGTATTGATATTTCGCCAGGTGCATTCACCGTTGTTTTTTCGTCAATGATTGCGCTGATGCAACCAATTAAAAACCTGACCAATGTTAACGCGCAATTTCAAAAAGGAATGGCGGCCTGCCAAACATTATTTGCGATATTTGATTTACCGATTGAAAAAGACGACGGCCATTTAAATATTGATAGAGTAAAAGGTAATATAGGCTTTAAAAATGTTACATTTACCTATCCAACTCGCCAACAACCCGCGTTAAAAAATATTAATTTTTCAATTGAAGCAGGTAAAACCATTGCTTTAGTTGGGCGTTCGGGCTCAGGAAAATCTACCATTGCAAGTCTTATGATGCGTTTTTATGATATTGAGCAAGGTGAAATCTTACTTGATAACAAAAATATTAAAGATTACACCTTATATAGTTTAAGAGAACAAATTGGCTTCGTATCACAAAATGTCCATTTATTTAATGATACTATCGCCAATAATATTACTTATGGTTGTAGCAATAAATTTACGCGAGAACAAATCGAGCAGTCAGCTCGACATGCTTATGCTTATGATTTCATCATGAAAATGGAAAATGGTTTTGATACTTGGGTAGGTGAAAATGGCGTGCTACTATCTGGTGGACAACGGCAACGCATTGCAATAGCTCGCGCACTATTAAGAGATAATCCTATTTTAATCTTAGATGAAGCAACTTCAGCTCTTGATACCGAATCAGAAAGAGCCATTCAACAAGCATTAGAAGAGTTACAAAAAAATAGGACGTCAATTGTGATTGCTCACCGGCTATCAACGATTGAAAAAGCAGATGAAATCCTTGTCATTGATGATGGTCATATCCTTGAACAAGGTAACCATCAACAATTATTAAATAAAAATGGTG
- the msbA gene encoding lipid A export permease/ATP-binding protein MsbA produces MLFTKKLKKSYSWAIFKRLWPYIKPYRHALIFAIIGLVLNAGAESGLLALIKPLLDNGLMDKDYSLIIWIAIGIVILITLRGLTNYASTYCLSWVSGKVVMSFRQQVFSHFMRSPVSYHDKNSVGDSVSIITFNAEMVSQASSDALIIIVRETMYAIGLLIVMFYGSWQLALIVLVIIPLVMLTAHFIAKKFKDIMKTLQRSIGTITTVTDQMLKGHKEVLIYNAKQQEKDNFKETSEVVRSGMLKIMAISSLSSPVTQLIAAIGLGIVLYIVASSYIDISPGSFTLVFSAMVAIMRPMRELTSVHVQLQQGFIGCESLFAVLDSPLEKDTGTIEVDRVKGNIEFKHVTYTYPTQNSPALNDINIEIKAGETIALVGRSGSGKTTITSLLTRFYDIETGNIMIDDINISDYTLASLRSQIGLVSQQVHLFHDTIANNIAYGRTEHYTREQIIDAAKRANAMDFIEQMEYGLDTIVGDNGTLLSGGQRQRLAIARVLLRDNPIIILDEATSALDTESEIAVQSSFNELCKNRTTLVIAHRLSTIQNADRILVIDNGRIIEQGNHAQLLVKNGIYARMHDTQFNGVSNSLLAEEELLADNNLNSNRTDNES; encoded by the coding sequence ATGTTATTTACGAAAAAACTAAAAAAATCCTATTCATGGGCTATATTCAAGCGCTTATGGCCTTATATTAAGCCTTATCGTCATGCATTAATTTTTGCAATCATAGGGTTAGTATTAAATGCTGGCGCAGAATCTGGGTTATTAGCACTAATTAAACCGTTACTTGATAATGGGTTAATGGATAAAGATTATTCACTTATTATCTGGATTGCAATTGGCATTGTTATCTTAATTACCTTGCGAGGATTAACCAACTATGCATCAACCTATTGTTTATCATGGGTATCGGGTAAAGTTGTGATGAGCTTTCGCCAACAGGTTTTTTCTCATTTTATGCGTAGCCCTGTCAGCTACCACGATAAAAATTCGGTGGGCGACTCCGTTTCAATAATCACGTTTAATGCTGAAATGGTATCACAAGCCTCATCTGATGCACTCATAATTATTGTTCGTGAAACAATGTACGCAATAGGCTTATTAATCGTCATGTTTTATGGCAGCTGGCAGTTAGCGCTTATTGTTTTAGTGATTATTCCTCTGGTTATGTTAACTGCACATTTTATTGCCAAAAAATTTAAAGATATTATGAAAACCTTGCAGCGATCGATTGGCACAATTACAACCGTTACCGATCAAATGCTTAAAGGTCATAAAGAAGTCTTAATTTATAATGCAAAGCAGCAAGAAAAAGATAATTTTAAAGAAACCAGCGAAGTTGTTCGCAGCGGCATGTTAAAAATAATGGCAATATCGAGTTTATCATCGCCAGTTACGCAGTTAATTGCAGCCATTGGCTTAGGTATAGTATTGTATATTGTCGCAAGTAGTTATATTGATATTAGCCCTGGATCTTTTACATTAGTCTTCTCTGCAATGGTTGCAATTATGCGGCCAATGCGTGAACTCACGTCAGTTCATGTGCAGCTACAACAAGGGTTTATTGGTTGCGAATCATTATTTGCTGTGCTTGACTCCCCACTAGAAAAAGATACCGGCACGATAGAAGTTGATAGAGTAAAAGGCAATATTGAATTTAAACATGTTACGTATACTTATCCAACGCAAAATAGCCCAGCACTTAATGATATCAATATTGAGATTAAAGCTGGTGAAACAATTGCTTTAGTTGGTCGTTCCGGCTCAGGAAAAACAACCATTACCAGCTTGTTAACTCGTTTTTATGATATTGAAACGGGTAATATTATGATTGATGACATCAATATTAGCGACTATACCCTAGCGTCATTACGTTCACAAATAGGATTAGTATCACAGCAAGTACACCTTTTCCATGACACGATTGCAAACAATATCGCTTATGGGCGAACAGAGCATTATACTCGAGAACAAATTATCGATGCGGCTAAAAGAGCCAATGCAATGGATTTTATTGAGCAAATGGAGTATGGACTTGATACTATCGTTGGCGATAATGGCACGCTATTATCAGGCGGTCAGCGGCAAAGGCTTGCGATTGCGCGTGTATTACTGCGCGATAATCCTATCATCATTTTAGATGAGGCAACCTCAGCGCTAGATACTGAGTCAGAAATTGCTGTGCAATCTTCATTTAATGAATTATGTAAAAATCGAACGACCCTTGTTATTGCTCACCGCTTATCAACTATTCAAAATGCGGATCGTATTTTGGTTATCGATAATGGAAGAATTATTGAACAAGGTAATCATGCACAGCTATTAGTTAAAAATGGTATATATGCAAGAATGCATGATACGCAATTTAATGGTGTATCAAATTCATTGTTGGCTGAGGAAGAATTATTAGCTGACAATAATTTAAATAGTAATAGGACTGATAATGAAAGTTGA